The following proteins come from a genomic window of Bradyrhizobium paxllaeri:
- a CDS encoding sensor histidine kinase, whose product MVRICGWIIGLLALLAPICVSAQPARPHSVLVLDQSDLRGPFHYQLWSGLRGVLDARAGVRVTIYGENLDLPRFGGAVYTESLKRHLKEKYRDRPIDVIVSMGRGMLEHTLSWRAELWPDTPIVFAMLDERDLAKLEQQSNVTGVILKNSMAGAIKAARAVVPDLDTVALVGDAWERQALFSHWSEEIPAATSGLNVIDIVGQKMSDIRKRVAELPERSAIIYTGVFSDGEGTFYPAATAFGMIAEKANRPIIVGAEPLLAMGGIGGYVLLATEIGTEAAKIALRILNGERAGDIPPARAGVKPLFSWPQMQRWNVSESSLPEGSEVRFREQTFLERYRWQSMAVVAALLLQAGLITFLLHERHLRHDAEVESRNRMSELAHVNRNATAGELSSSIAHELNQPLGSILTNAETAELILRSDNPDLEEVREILADIKRDDQRAGEVIRRLRAFLKRTPFETREVDLNEIMNEAFKFLSVQASGRNVALYLQTAPGELRINGDPIQLQQVILNLVVNSMDAMSAIPYGRTVIGRTELNGGSAVEISISDSGPGIPSDKLSQVFDPFFTTKDQGMGIGLSIARSIILAHKGNIWAENQTGGGATFHFTLPLAA is encoded by the coding sequence ATGGTTAGGATCTGTGGGTGGATTATCGGGCTGCTTGCTTTACTGGCGCCGATCTGCGTTTCGGCACAGCCGGCGCGGCCGCATTCCGTCCTCGTGCTCGACCAGTCGGATTTGCGCGGACCGTTCCACTATCAGCTCTGGTCGGGGCTGCGCGGGGTGCTCGATGCCCGCGCCGGTGTGCGCGTGACGATCTACGGCGAGAACCTCGATCTGCCCCGCTTCGGCGGCGCTGTCTATACGGAAAGCCTGAAGCGGCACCTCAAGGAAAAATACCGGGACAGGCCGATCGATGTCATCGTGTCAATGGGCAGGGGAATGCTTGAGCACACGTTGAGCTGGCGCGCAGAATTGTGGCCGGACACGCCTATCGTATTCGCCATGCTGGACGAGAGGGATCTTGCGAAGCTCGAGCAGCAATCGAACGTAACGGGGGTCATCCTCAAGAATTCCATGGCGGGTGCCATCAAAGCCGCACGGGCTGTGGTGCCTGATCTCGACACCGTTGCCCTGGTGGGAGATGCCTGGGAGCGGCAGGCTCTGTTCAGTCACTGGTCTGAGGAAATTCCCGCCGCAACATCCGGCCTGAACGTGATCGATATCGTTGGGCAGAAGATGTCCGACATCCGCAAACGCGTTGCCGAATTGCCGGAGCGGAGCGCCATTATCTATACGGGCGTGTTCTCGGACGGCGAGGGCACATTCTATCCCGCGGCGACAGCGTTCGGGATGATTGCCGAAAAGGCTAACCGCCCCATCATCGTCGGCGCAGAACCGCTGCTGGCCATGGGTGGGATCGGTGGATACGTCCTGCTCGCGACGGAGATCGGCACGGAGGCCGCGAAAATCGCGCTGCGCATTCTCAACGGCGAACGGGCCGGAGATATTCCGCCGGCTCGCGCCGGCGTGAAGCCGCTCTTCAGCTGGCCGCAGATGCAGCGCTGGAACGTCAGCGAATCCAGCCTGCCCGAAGGCAGCGAAGTTCGCTTCCGCGAGCAGACGTTCCTGGAGAGATATCGCTGGCAGAGCATGGCTGTTGTGGCGGCGCTATTGCTCCAGGCGGGGCTGATCACGTTTCTGCTGCATGAGCGGCACTTGCGGCACGATGCCGAAGTGGAATCGCGCAATCGGATGTCCGAACTCGCTCACGTCAATCGGAATGCGACCGCCGGCGAATTGTCCTCGTCGATCGCGCACGAGCTCAATCAGCCGCTGGGCTCGATCCTGACCAACGCCGAGACCGCCGAATTGATCCTGAGGTCGGATAACCCCGATCTGGAAGAGGTCAGGGAAATCCTTGCCGACATCAAACGCGACGATCAGCGCGCCGGTGAGGTGATCCGCCGGCTGCGCGCCTTCCTGAAGCGCACGCCGTTCGAAACACGGGAGGTCGACCTCAACGAAATCATGAACGAGGCGTTCAAGTTCCTTTCGGTGCAAGCTTCGGGCCGCAACGTCGCGCTCTACCTGCAGACCGCGCCGGGCGAGTTGCGGATCAACGGCGATCCGATTCAGCTGCAGCAAGTCATCCTGAATTTGGTCGTGAACAGCATGGATGCCATGTCCGCGATTCCCTACGGTCGCACCGTGATAGGTCGCACGGAATTGAACGGCGGATCCGCGGTCGAGATTTCGATTTCCGATTCCGGTCCGGGCATCCCGTCCGACAAGCTTAGCCAGGTGTTCGACCCGTTCTTCACCACCAAGGATCAGGGCATGGGGATTGGACTTTCCATTGCGCGCAGCATCATCCTGGCCCACAAGGGAAATATCTGGGCCGAGAACCAAACCGGCGGCGGCGCGACATTTCATTTCACGCTTCCTTTGGCGGCATAG
- a CDS encoding AI-2E family transporter, translating into MRTIRQLLAGEDEIQLAVRLALLALLIYWSFVVIRPFVPILAWSVVLAVALYPVFSWLSGLLGNRPRLAATLLTLVNFGIVIGPATWLGLGAVEGLRGFAAQLSAGTLAAPSPPAGVKEWPIIGAQLYALWEQASTNLRTAMRELAPHLKPLAGTMLGLAGGAGIGTLKFLVAVALTGFLLPAGPRLVAASNRFLARVVAERSENFLVLAGATIRSVAQGVIGIAVAQGLVIGIILKLADVPKAGLLAFAVMILGILQIGSAVIVIPVLIWIWATKPLVVALLITLCLVPASLADNVLKPIVMGRGLTTPALVIFLGVIGGTLAHGIVGLFIGPIILAVAWELLTAWVREDGATEVPADTEAAAQKSAVQGIGKAR; encoded by the coding sequence TTGCGAACCATCCGACAACTCCTCGCAGGCGAGGATGAAATCCAGCTGGCGGTCCGGCTCGCGCTCCTTGCGCTCTTGATCTACTGGTCGTTCGTCGTGATCCGGCCGTTCGTGCCGATCCTCGCCTGGAGCGTGGTTCTTGCCGTTGCGCTCTATCCTGTCTTCAGCTGGCTCTCCGGCCTGCTCGGCAACCGCCCCAGGCTTGCGGCAACCCTGCTGACCCTCGTCAATTTCGGCATCGTCATCGGTCCTGCGACCTGGCTCGGGCTCGGTGCGGTCGAGGGGCTGCGCGGTTTTGCGGCGCAGCTCAGTGCCGGCACGCTCGCCGCGCCGTCGCCGCCCGCGGGCGTCAAGGAGTGGCCGATCATCGGCGCGCAGCTCTACGCTCTGTGGGAGCAGGCATCGACCAATCTGCGCACGGCGATGCGGGAACTGGCGCCGCACCTGAAACCGCTGGCCGGAACGATGCTCGGCCTTGCCGGCGGCGCCGGCATCGGGACCCTCAAGTTCCTCGTCGCAGTGGCGCTGACCGGCTTCCTGTTGCCGGCCGGCCCCCGGCTGGTCGCGGCAAGCAACCGCTTCCTGGCGCGCGTCGTGGCCGAGCGCAGTGAGAATTTTCTGGTGCTGGCGGGCGCCACCATCCGCTCGGTGGCGCAGGGCGTGATTGGTATTGCGGTCGCGCAGGGGCTGGTGATCGGGATCATCCTGAAGCTGGCCGATGTACCGAAGGCAGGACTGCTGGCCTTCGCCGTGATGATACTAGGCATCCTGCAGATCGGCTCGGCGGTGATCGTGATTCCCGTCCTTATCTGGATCTGGGCGACCAAGCCTCTAGTGGTGGCGCTGCTGATCACGCTTTGCCTTGTGCCGGCCTCGCTCGCCGACAACGTGCTGAAGCCCATCGTGATGGGACGCGGACTGACGACGCCCGCGCTCGTCATCTTCCTCGGCGTCATCGGTGGCACGCTGGCACACGGCATCGTCGGCCTGTTCATCGGGCCAATCATCCTGGCGGTCGCATGGGAATTGCTCACAGCGTGGGTGCGCGAGGACGGTGCGACGGAGGTGCCGGCTGACACCGAGGCGGCAGCTCAAAAAAGTGCCGTACAGGGAATTGGAAAAGCGCGATGA
- a CDS encoding helix-turn-helix domain-containing protein, with protein MFARVSTSFAEFPGIFGEYDPKGGAPIRINLNEFSYKKGAEIFGEKEPADYVYQVAAGAVRSYKLLSDGRRQIGAFHLVGDIFGLEIGTEHRFTAEAIVDTTVRLLKRRSLELVAENDAKVAHNLLSMTTSNLRHAEDHMLLLGRKTSLERVAAFLIEMDHRSTAAGILALPMCRRDIADYLGLTLETVSRALSRLHDLGILNFIGNNQRQIVLRDRDKLASYDLQH; from the coding sequence ATGTTTGCCCGCGTCAGCACCAGCTTTGCTGAATTCCCCGGCATCTTTGGAGAGTATGACCCCAAAGGTGGGGCGCCGATCAGAATCAATTTGAACGAATTCAGCTACAAGAAGGGCGCCGAAATCTTCGGCGAGAAGGAGCCGGCCGACTATGTCTACCAGGTCGCGGCCGGCGCCGTGCGGAGCTACAAGCTGCTCTCCGATGGTCGCCGTCAGATCGGCGCCTTCCACCTCGTCGGCGATATCTTCGGGCTCGAGATCGGGACGGAGCATCGCTTTACCGCCGAGGCGATCGTCGACACCACCGTTCGCCTGCTGAAGCGACGCAGCCTCGAACTGGTGGCCGAGAACGACGCGAAAGTCGCCCACAATCTGCTCAGCATGACGACCAGCAATCTCCGACACGCCGAAGATCACATGCTACTGCTGGGACGCAAAACCTCGCTGGAGCGCGTTGCGGCCTTCTTGATCGAGATGGACCACCGGTCGACGGCGGCGGGCATTCTTGCGCTGCCGATGTGCCGGCGCGACATCGCCGACTATCTCGGGCTGACGCTGGAAACGGTATCACGCGCGCTGTCGCGGCTGCACGATCTCGGCATTCTCAATTTCATCGGCAACAACCAGCGGCAAATCGTGCTGCGCGACCGGGACAAGCTCGCTAGCTACGATCTCCAGCACTGA
- a CDS encoding MaoC family dehydratase translates to MQIFNGFDDLRAAVGKEVGVSDWIEITQDRINKFAEATCDEQWIHVDQERAKEEMPGGKTIAHGLLSLSLTPMFIREVMGLKGLKNTLNYGADRIRYLAPVPAGSKLRGRVSIAEAEDVPPNGLRVHYRVAIEIEGGQRPACVAEVIGLHYR, encoded by the coding sequence ATGCAGATCTTCAACGGATTCGACGATCTCAGGGCCGCCGTCGGCAAGGAGGTAGGCGTCAGCGACTGGATCGAGATCACGCAGGACCGCATCAACAAGTTTGCGGAAGCAACGTGCGACGAACAGTGGATTCACGTCGATCAAGAGCGAGCGAAAGAAGAAATGCCTGGTGGCAAGACCATCGCGCATGGCTTGCTGTCGTTGAGCCTGACACCGATGTTCATCCGCGAGGTGATGGGCCTGAAGGGGCTGAAGAACACGCTGAACTACGGCGCCGATCGCATCCGCTATCTCGCGCCGGTGCCGGCCGGCTCAAAACTGCGCGGCCGCGTGAGCATCGCCGAAGCCGAGGACGTGCCGCCCAACGGTTTGCGGGTGCACTATCGCGTCGCGATCGAGATCGAGGGCGGCCAGCGGCCGGCTTGCGTCGCCGAAGTGATCGGCCTGCATTACCGTTAA
- a CDS encoding potassium channel family protein: MMIQLLVGSCVSIINIIIHALATVAAVSIARWTGLNDTRRPRLFLMGVMVATVLMLMLAHTIEIVVWSLSYAAVGAAPEGSDLLYFAFVNYTTLGYGDVIPVKEWRLFGPMAAMNGILMFGWSTAVLFEVLLRTIEHLGPNALGKAFSAGDRS; this comes from the coding sequence ATGATGATCCAGCTCCTGGTCGGCTCGTGCGTCAGCATCATCAACATCATCATTCATGCGTTGGCGACAGTCGCCGCCGTCAGCATCGCCCGCTGGACCGGGCTCAATGACACACGGCGTCCGCGCCTCTTTCTGATGGGTGTCATGGTCGCGACCGTGCTGATGCTTATGCTGGCGCACACGATCGAGATCGTCGTCTGGTCGCTGTCCTACGCCGCGGTCGGCGCGGCACCTGAAGGCAGCGATCTCCTGTATTTCGCGTTCGTCAACTACACGACGCTCGGCTATGGCGACGTCATACCGGTCAAGGAATGGCGGCTGTTCGGCCCGATGGCTGCGATGAACGGCATCCTGATGTTCGGATGGTCCACCGCGGTGCTGTTCGAGGTTCTGCTCAGGACGATCGAGCATCTCGGCCCGAATGCGTTAGGGAAGGCCTTCAGTGCTGGAGATCGTAGCTAG
- a CDS encoding alpha/beta fold hydrolase, translated as MPFLAHGSHRIRYELDGPQGAPAYVLVNGLTQYSELWAAYRDALTARGFRVATFDLLGQGASDKPELFISQGDQVEALRLLIGELGDGPIFLSGISFGGLIALRYAIEHGERLAGLVPMSAFAELSPQLLLLGNALRTGLILGGTTYLQDLLLPMNLSDAWLKPLLGNLDAVKRQGWLINDVYALQNLMESFLDFQPLTPLLPSIRTPTMILNGEFDFLTPRSLHETLRVNIPDSSLVIIPNAYHAFTLEKAALTADLLARFAEDVLAKRWQGSKTVWIAPEEPGGAMIPFPAGYDHLRAVPVQKAAP; from the coding sequence ATGCCGTTTCTGGCGCATGGCTCGCACCGCATCCGTTACGAGCTCGATGGCCCGCAGGGCGCCCCCGCCTATGTGTTGGTCAACGGGCTGACGCAATATTCGGAGCTGTGGGCCGCTTACCGCGACGCACTGACGGCCAGAGGATTCCGCGTCGCAACGTTCGACCTTCTCGGCCAGGGCGCTTCCGACAAGCCAGAGCTTTTCATCAGCCAGGGCGATCAGGTCGAAGCGCTTCGGCTCCTGATCGGCGAACTCGGCGATGGCCCGATTTTCCTGAGCGGCATCAGTTTTGGCGGGCTGATTGCGCTGCGGTACGCGATCGAGCATGGTGAAAGACTGGCCGGGCTCGTCCCGATGAGCGCATTCGCCGAGCTGTCGCCGCAACTCCTGCTGCTAGGCAATGCGCTGCGAACGGGCCTCATTCTCGGCGGCACGACCTATCTGCAGGACCTGCTGCTGCCGATGAACCTGTCGGACGCCTGGCTCAAGCCGCTGCTCGGCAATCTCGATGCCGTGAAGCGGCAGGGCTGGTTGATCAACGACGTTTACGCGCTTCAGAACCTGATGGAGTCGTTCCTCGATTTCCAGCCTCTGACGCCGCTTCTTCCGTCCATCAGGACGCCAACCATGATCCTGAACGGCGAGTTCGATTTTCTCACTCCGCGCTCGCTGCACGAAACGCTGCGCGTCAATATTCCCGACAGCTCGCTCGTCATCATCCCGAACGCCTATCACGCCTTCACGCTGGAGAAGGCGGCATTGACCGCGGATCTGCTGGCGCGCTTCGCCGAAGACGTGCTGGCGAAACGCTGGCAGGGCAGCAAGACGGTGTGGATCGCACCGGAGGAGCCCGGCGGCGCGATGATCCCGTTTCCGGCCGGCTACGACCATTTGCGCGCGGTCCCGGTGCAGAAGGCGGCGCCATGA
- a CDS encoding 3-oxoacid CoA-transferase subunit B, producing MDAQTIIARRVAQELRSGNLVNLGIGIPTLVANYVPAGLNVFFQSENGLIGTGPIPEQGMAHPLLTDAGGRPISALPGAATFDSAMSFGLIRGGHVDITVLGGLQVDAGGHLANWMIPGKMVPGMGGAMDLVTGAKRVIVAMQHAAKGKSKIVAECNLPLTSARPVDLVVTDMAVIAFPGGKATLMETAPGLKVAEVLAVTEAELAIPDKVPEMKL from the coding sequence ATGGATGCACAAACCATCATTGCCCGCCGCGTGGCGCAGGAGCTTCGGTCCGGCAATCTCGTCAATCTCGGCATCGGCATTCCGACGCTGGTCGCGAACTACGTCCCCGCCGGGCTAAATGTTTTCTTTCAATCCGAGAACGGCCTGATCGGCACCGGCCCCATTCCCGAGCAGGGCATGGCGCATCCGCTTTTGACCGATGCCGGCGGAAGGCCGATCAGTGCGCTGCCGGGCGCGGCCACCTTCGATAGCGCGATGTCGTTCGGCCTGATCCGCGGCGGCCATGTCGACATCACGGTGCTCGGCGGCCTGCAGGTGGACGCCGGCGGCCATCTCGCCAACTGGATGATCCCCGGCAAGATGGTGCCGGGCATGGGCGGCGCCATGGACCTGGTGACCGGCGCCAAACGCGTGATCGTTGCCATGCAGCACGCCGCCAAGGGCAAGTCCAAGATCGTCGCCGAGTGCAATCTGCCGCTGACCTCGGCACGTCCGGTCGATCTTGTCGTGACCGATATGGCGGTCATCGCCTTCCCTGGCGGCAAGGCTACGCTCATGGAGACGGCGCCGGGCCTGAAAGTCGCCGAGGTGCTCGCGGTGACGGAAGCCGAACTCGCCATTCCGGACAAGGTGCCGGAGATGAAGCTTTAA
- a CDS encoding alpha/beta fold hydrolase encodes MPLVRAGEISLGWREWAKGDTTVVFIHGNLASKDWIELAAPLFPRGLRVIGIDWRGCGESDRPPHTAGYANYSMQQHALDMLAALDELDISFCHLATHSTGGIIAARMLLMQPQRFGRVFALDPVTPLGMSFNAEQLDLFRAMMSSREVTRAVMATAAVSLFEPESLAPNAMPRFRAGLEEVEKLYERILEQTFGVSEGIWIGTPVNLTLERKSGELQRRMPELRHPHLVLWGERDGWIAPADLSAMAEAMPACRLVAVPGIGHSMNLESPALYAGYFGAWFGGLKA; translated from the coding sequence ATGCCGCTTGTGCGTGCGGGAGAGATCAGCCTCGGCTGGCGGGAATGGGCGAAGGGCGACACGACCGTCGTCTTCATCCATGGCAATCTCGCCAGCAAGGACTGGATTGAACTCGCCGCGCCCCTGTTTCCAAGGGGCCTGCGGGTCATCGGGATCGACTGGCGCGGCTGCGGCGAAAGCGACAGGCCGCCGCATACGGCAGGATACGCGAACTATTCCATGCAGCAGCATGCGCTCGACATGCTGGCGGCGCTGGATGAGCTGGACATTTCCTTCTGTCATCTGGCGACGCACTCAACCGGCGGCATCATTGCCGCGCGGATGTTGCTGATGCAGCCGCAGCGCTTCGGCCGGGTATTCGCGCTCGACCCCGTGACGCCGCTCGGCATGTCGTTCAATGCCGAGCAACTCGATCTCTTCCGAGCCATGATGTCGAGCAGGGAGGTGACGCGCGCGGTCATGGCGACGGCGGCGGTATCTCTGTTCGAGCCCGAAAGCCTCGCGCCGAATGCGATGCCGCGGTTTCGGGCAGGGTTGGAAGAGGTCGAGAAGCTGTATGAGCGAATCCTGGAACAGACATTCGGCGTGTCGGAGGGTATCTGGATCGGCACGCCGGTCAATTTGACCCTCGAGCGGAAAAGCGGCGAACTGCAACGGCGGATGCCAGAACTCAGGCATCCTCACCTGGTGCTCTGGGGCGAGCGGGACGGCTGGATAGCTCCGGCCGACCTGAGCGCGATGGCGGAAGCGATGCCGGCCTGCCGGCTCGTGGCAGTGCCCGGCATCGGGCATTCCATGAATCTCGAATCGCCGGCCCTGTATGCCGGCTATTTCGGCGCATGGTTCGGCGGCCTCAAGGCCTAG
- a CDS encoding alpha/beta hydrolase → MRRFFIGLLLLTVSASLATAQPFTRRSSQVQHDGLKQYYEIANFKLGGKYDLANPSKWENGGEGGVTLESLGGGKLRTAYIAVGTPRRNAAGEITNAVVINSYYSGDSTDMYEQWVKGAALSGSVPIIGPGRPIDTDRYYVVMVDPLGTWGASKPSDGLGVKFPQYSYYDMVQANYRMLRDHLKVAKVALAAGVSMGGTQTYVWGVMHPEYVSAIMPIGGTAQSDAEDPVGNWTFQLMTAAIESDPVWQQTKGDYYKMPKEKHPLMGMAFGWSVLGLTGYDFGYRTTQAFTSVQPEIFYWDPPNEKAGLNVINRSKLYDAVDLVWRNRVGETHNLNPYLGRIQSRTLVMHITNDLWLNFKLAERSVERIPGADLIAEESPVAHYGVFSIINHRKNDPKFVSFMDDVASLDKAQQFVDKNYRVPGVASDIDPKKSFWKDFVTYPYPVKYANAKDAKGTTYQIGYMDEYNGTDKDPKVLVIIHGKGAFAGHYGNVMQYALRSGLRVIAPDLPHYGMSGPGNLDKSPARTMQDLREVVYDLVVNQLKVKQATYLGHSLGGQVILGYALTYPDAVNSLVLEAPAGLEEYPREVTVAPGKKAKLFDAALARDFDKWKEVWGPTQVLSNEIARPEQNIREFFYFKKRDPVTGVVGRSKSGYFMNDSEYARLHTEQRVGLIKGNPKELEQWANVYIFDIYTMVSELQQDDPKNLYRRLTEIKAPIFLAFGDKEPFIPGTAFNGLKDLGRDIITPFMTKMTRANNRPILKIYPDTGHFIHTDNPVEFAADVTDFVSTGNLDTSSPIETDRLIRGVVVSAIPEAPTPDGPNPTAGLNK, encoded by the coding sequence ATGAGGCGATTTTTCATCGGTCTGCTGTTGCTGACGGTGAGCGCGTCGCTGGCGACCGCGCAGCCGTTTACGCGACGATCCTCGCAGGTACAGCACGATGGCTTGAAGCAGTATTACGAGATTGCAAATTTCAAGCTCGGCGGCAAATACGACCTCGCCAATCCTTCGAAATGGGAGAATGGCGGCGAGGGCGGCGTCACGCTGGAGTCGCTCGGTGGCGGCAAGCTGCGCACGGCTTACATCGCGGTCGGCACTCCGCGGCGCAACGCCGCCGGCGAGATCACCAACGCGGTGGTCATCAACTCCTATTACTCCGGCGACTCCACCGACATGTACGAGCAGTGGGTCAAGGGCGCCGCGCTCTCGGGCAGCGTACCGATCATTGGCCCGGGCCGGCCGATCGACACCGACCGCTACTACGTCGTGATGGTCGACCCGCTCGGCACCTGGGGCGCGAGCAAGCCATCGGATGGGCTCGGCGTAAAATTCCCGCAATACAGCTATTATGACATGGTGCAGGCCAATTACCGGATGCTGCGCGACCATTTGAAAGTGGCGAAGGTGGCGCTTGCCGCTGGCGTCTCGATGGGCGGCACGCAAACCTATGTCTGGGGCGTGATGCATCCGGAATATGTCAGCGCGATAATGCCGATCGGCGGCACCGCGCAATCCGATGCAGAGGATCCCGTCGGTAACTGGACCTTCCAGCTGATGACGGCCGCAATCGAGTCCGATCCGGTCTGGCAACAGACCAAAGGCGATTACTACAAGATGCCCAAGGAAAAGCACCCGCTGATGGGCATGGCTTTCGGGTGGTCGGTGCTCGGTTTGACCGGCTATGATTTCGGGTATCGGACAACCCAGGCCTTCACCTCGGTGCAGCCCGAAATCTTCTATTGGGATCCGCCGAACGAGAAGGCTGGCCTCAATGTGATCAACCGTTCGAAGCTATATGATGCGGTCGATCTGGTCTGGCGCAACCGCGTCGGCGAAACCCACAATCTCAACCCATATTTGGGTCGTATCCAGTCGCGCACCCTGGTGATGCACATCACCAACGACCTCTGGCTCAACTTCAAGCTGGCGGAGCGCTCCGTCGAACGTATCCCCGGCGCTGATCTGATCGCCGAGGAGAGCCCGGTCGCGCATTACGGCGTGTTTTCGATCATCAACCACCGAAAGAACGATCCGAAGTTCGTGTCGTTCATGGATGACGTTGCCAGCCTCGACAAGGCGCAGCAGTTCGTCGACAAGAACTACCGCGTGCCTGGCGTGGCCTCCGACATCGATCCCAAGAAGTCGTTCTGGAAGGATTTTGTCACCTATCCCTATCCGGTAAAATACGCCAACGCCAAGGATGCCAAGGGCACCACCTACCAAATTGGCTACATGGATGAGTACAACGGCACCGACAAGGATCCGAAGGTGCTGGTCATCATCCATGGCAAGGGCGCGTTCGCCGGCCATTACGGCAACGTCATGCAGTACGCGCTGCGCAGCGGCCTGCGCGTGATCGCACCCGACCTGCCGCATTACGGCATGTCTGGTCCGGGCAATCTCGACAAGAGCCCGGCGCGCACCATGCAGGACTTGCGCGAGGTGGTCTATGACCTCGTGGTCAACCAGCTCAAGGTCAAGCAGGCAACTTATCTGGGCCACTCGCTGGGGGGCCAGGTTATTCTGGGCTATGCGCTAACATACCCGGATGCGGTGAATAGCCTGGTACTCGAAGCGCCTGCTGGCCTTGAGGAGTATCCGCGCGAGGTAACAGTCGCGCCGGGCAAAAAGGCAAAGCTGTTTGACGCTGCCCTCGCGCGGGACTTCGACAAGTGGAAGGAGGTCTGGGGACCGACCCAGGTGCTCTCGAACGAAATCGCCCGTCCCGAGCAGAACATCCGCGAGTTCTTCTATTTCAAGAAGCGCGATCCTGTCACCGGCGTGGTCGGCCGGAGCAAGAGCGGCTACTTCATGAACGACAGCGAGTATGCGCGGTTGCATACCGAGCAGCGCGTCGGCCTGATCAAGGGCAATCCGAAGGAGCTGGAGCAGTGGGCCAATGTCTACATTTTCGACATCTACACCATGGTGTCGGAGCTGCAGCAGGATGACCCGAAGAATCTCTACCGGCGGCTGACCGAGATCAAGGCGCCGATCTTCCTCGCCTTCGGCGACAAGGAGCCCTTCATTCCCGGTACCGCATTCAACGGGCTGAAGGACCTCGGCCGCGACATCATCACGCCCTTCATGACGAAGATGACGCGCGCCAACAACCGGCCGATCCTGAAGATCTATCCCGACACCGGGCACTTCATCCATACCGACAATCCGGTGGAGTTCGCGGCTGACGTCACCGACTTCGTGTCCACGGGCAATCTCGATACCAGCTCGCCGATCGAGACCGACCGTCTGATCCGTGGTGTGGTGGTCTCGGCGATACCGGAGGCACCGACTCCCGACGGACCGAATCCGACGGCGGGTCTCAATAAGTAG
- a CDS encoding CoA transferase subunit A yields MKPVSAEEAVAMIPNGASIMVGGFMGVGTPERLLDELVRQKKSGLSLISNDAAVPGKGVGKLFEGGQVTNMIGTHIGLNPKAQQQMLGKQITVDLIPQGTFVERIRAGGCGLGGVLTPTGVGTLVEGGKQKIDVNGKSYLLETALRADFALVHAFLADYVGNLSYALTARNFNPVMAMAADTVIVTAEHIVPVGVIAPDHVVTPGPLVDYLVANG; encoded by the coding sequence ATGAAGCCCGTCTCCGCCGAAGAAGCCGTCGCGATGATCCCCAACGGCGCAAGCATCATGGTCGGTGGCTTCATGGGCGTCGGCACGCCGGAACGCCTGCTCGACGAGCTGGTGCGGCAGAAGAAGTCAGGCCTTTCCCTGATCAGCAACGATGCGGCGGTACCCGGCAAGGGCGTCGGCAAGCTGTTCGAGGGCGGCCAGGTCACCAACATGATCGGCACCCATATCGGGCTCAATCCGAAAGCGCAGCAGCAGATGCTCGGCAAGCAGATCACCGTCGACCTGATCCCGCAGGGCACTTTTGTCGAACGCATCCGCGCCGGCGGCTGCGGCCTCGGCGGCGTGCTGACGCCGACCGGCGTCGGCACCCTCGTCGAGGGCGGCAAGCAGAAGATCGACGTGAATGGAAAATCGTACCTGCTCGAGACGGCGCTGCGCGCCGATTTCGCGCTCGTGCACGCATTCCTCGCCGACTATGTCGGCAACCTTTCCTATGCCCTCACCGCCCGCAACTTCAATCCTGTGATGGCGATGGCGGCTGACACGGTGATCGTCACCGCCGAACATATCGTGCCGGTCGGCGTCATCGCTCCCGATCATGTCGTCACGCCAGGCCCGCTGGTGGATTATCTCGTCGCGAACGGGTGA